From one Rhizobium sp. CIAT894 genomic stretch:
- the bluB gene encoding 5,6-dimethylbenzimidazole synthase yields the protein MRPFDEDALSVASGFSLAEREAVYHAIMTRRDVRSQFLPDPLPDDVVARLLTAAHHAPSVGFMQPWNFILVKSPIVRTRIREAFAKANEEAALMFEGERRQAYRSLKLEGIVEAPLGICVTCDPTRSGSVVLGRTHNPRMDSYSTVCAIQNLWLAARAEGIGIGWVSIFREGDLKTILGIPEHVEVVAWLCAGFVDRLYDEPELSVKGWRQRLPLEELVFHDGWGRSER from the coding sequence ATGCGACCCTTTGATGAGGATGCCCTGTCAGTGGCGTCCGGTTTTTCCTTGGCCGAACGCGAGGCCGTTTATCACGCGATCATGACGCGGCGCGACGTGCGCAGCCAGTTCCTGCCCGACCCCTTGCCCGACGATGTCGTGGCGCGGCTGCTGACGGCTGCCCATCACGCGCCCTCCGTCGGCTTCATGCAGCCGTGGAATTTCATTCTGGTGAAAAGTCCAATTGTGCGAACGCGCATCCGGGAGGCTTTTGCCAAGGCCAACGAGGAGGCGGCATTGATGTTCGAGGGCGAGCGGCGGCAGGCCTACCGCTCCCTGAAGCTCGAAGGCATCGTCGAGGCGCCGCTCGGCATATGCGTAACCTGCGATCCCACCCGCAGCGGCAGCGTGGTGCTGGGGCGCACGCACAATCCCAGGATGGATAGCTATTCGACAGTGTGCGCGATCCAGAATCTCTGGCTTGCGGCCCGCGCCGAAGGGATCGGCATCGGCTGGGTCAGTATCTTTCGGGAAGGCGACCTGAAGACCATTCTCGGCATACCCGAGCATGTCGAGGTGGTCGCCTGGCTCTGCGCCGGTTTCGTCGATCGGCTCTACGACGAGCCGGAACTTTCCGTCAAAGGCTGGCGGCAGCGGCTGCCGCTCGAGGAACTCGTGTTTCACGACGGCTGGGGACGGAGCGAGCGCTGA